The stretch of DNA acacacacactccctctcacatgcacacactcactcacacacacacactcactcactcactcactcactcactcactcactcactcactcactctcacacgcacacacacacatacacactccaactctcaccctcacacacacactccctctcacatgcacacacacacacacacactcactctcacgcgtgcacacacacactccaactctcaccctcacacacacacacacacacacacaggcagcacacacagacaccccgAGGCAGCCTGGcctaaatggcagtaatgagCAGCAGTACTCTTTGGAGTTGCTGCAGCAGTCACAGAAAGTGTTGTTCGGTGTTTACTGAGTACATGTCGGGTAGTTGCTATGAAAGGAATGTAAAATTTTGCATTGGAATATTTCTCTTTTACACacaggaaccccccccccacagataCACACTGTGTATTTCATAGATACACGCATGGCACTTCTGTTTGTATATAAGCATCAAATGCATTATGTTACAAGTATGTACAGTTTAGCCTGTTGGCACAGTTTTTtctgatttcattgtttttaaagttaATCTGAAACACGcctgcaggtttgattctcaCACACTCGCTGTTCCCTGCGGGTTtgactctcacacactcgctGTTTCCTGCGGGTTtgactctcacacactcgctGTTTCCTGCGGGTTtgactctcacacactcgctGTTTCCTGCAGGAAATAGACGGCAAATCCCTGCTGCTGATGACGCGTAATGACGTCCTGACCGGGCTGTCAATCAAGCTGGGTCCCGCACTGAAGATCTACGAGTACCATGTGAAACAGCTACAGACCCAGCACCTGAAGAACAGCGCTGCATAGCACCACCTGCAGGTGGAATGAGGAGGACAATCACTGGTGGAGGTGGCTCGGTAAGAGTCTGTCCCGAGAGACGgagcaacacagacaaacagactcTGCCTGGACGATGTCTGTGTCTTGTGCAAGTTTAGCTGAACAGCAGCTGAGGAAACAGCACTCACAGGAGCTGATGTCTCTCCGGTCATCCCTGTTTCTTCTGTAAGGGAGAAGGGGGGCTcatcttggattttttttctcttcactcgaggttttttgttttgaccaCATGGGGTCGCTGTTACTACATCCTGAAGAGCACCCGAACAGACCACACATGGACATCGTCTTTAAATAACAGACCATGCATGGATATTATCTTTAAATAAACTCAAAGACCCGTATTCCTGGAGGAGAGTATGTGaacatggtgtgtgtgagacgctGTGATCTGAGATCACCTGTCTGTAAGATCACACACCTGAGCTGCAGGCTGAGATCGTGTTGGTGGCAGATGGGTCTGATGGTGCTGCCCTCCCGCGcacaggatggggggggggcagggcagcaCAGCCCCCACACTGAGGGGGTGTTCAGTGTTATCAGGCATCTCATGGGTCCTTTCACTATGAAAAGGGTAAAATGACTCTTTGAAAATCACAAGTTTCTGAAACTGAGGCTGTGGTTTTTTTGGTCCTGTCAGAATTGACCcactgttttatatttttacaagtATTACACTATACTGTCAAACTTGAAGTGTGCAAGATGCTTTTGAAGCTAAGACCCCTAGCATATGGGTGAAATTTGTCGATTTTCAGACTAGTTTTTTTAATAAGTTCTGAAGTATTTCGTAACGTGTCAAAGAAACTTCTCCTGCATGTTATAACCGTGATGTTGCTCAGGGGAGAGGAACTCTGAGTTTGTACAGTGAAGCGCAACATTGCCAGGTTTGAAATTTGCAGGTATTTAAATGGTGCTCTCTCATGTGTGTCTGGCTTTTCTTTACGTTTCTAGTGTGAGCAGCTAGAACCAGAGCAGTCTGGTCGTTTGTGCTGAAGTAAGTCTCATACTGCATTATGAGTGTAACGGTGTTATTTCTGTGGTGTGTATTCAGCTGCAGCCCTGAGCCTTTTAAAACACCGTGTACCTCAGTTTTGCTGCCCCAGGGAGTCTCACGCCGTGCTCTGACACTCTGCGGTCAGCCAGCGTCCCCTCGCCGGTGCGTTTACATGTACAGCTGAGATCAAAACCTTTAAATAATTTGGTGTGTTTAACGTGAATGCTTCGTGAAGCCGGAGCTGGGACGGGATTCTGGTGTCCATGGTAACAGGTGAAGTTTCTGTATGTAAATAATGCTGCAgatgtttattcatttgatagCCTGTACTGTGACAGTGGGATGTTGTGCTGTCTGTATcttgctgtttgcatttttcctcAGTTAAACGATGGCAGCTGAAATGCCATTTCCGCCAGCATTCACTGCATGTTGAATATTACTGCAGATGTTTGACAACAAAAAAGCACTTCTGTCTAATAACTGGGGGACATCAGTTGTGTCAGAAAAGGGAACCAAAGAGCCCCCACCCTGAGCACCACCCTCTCCATCACGCTGCAGTGAAAGCACCACATCACCCTCCTCCACTTCCTCATGGTGACAAGCTCAGTGGTAACGGGCCGTAAACGAGgccaacacacagtgcatttacCCCAGTAAACGAGAACGCCCAGCTTTCTGCTCCTGTGTAGAACAAATTACTCAATGTCCGTTTTTCTGGTGATTAAAACTCCGACCTTTGACCCTGTAAGATGTCAGCAGGTGTTGCGTTGTAACCTTTGCACGGATTCCTGTGCCAACTCTGACACTCAGCTGAGTGGTGCTTTCCAATAAAGACAACAGGCATGTAAACAGATTCTACAAGGCTTTATTCCATGTTATAAAAGTGTTGAAATTTGACAAGTTTTCACGTATTAAGGCACAATAAATTACTTTATTCCAATCGTTCCAATAGCAAACTTTTCTCCAATAATCTGTTCCCTCCACATCTATAGTGGTTCATAATTTCAGACACTCAGAACTTAAAGATTTATTACAAATTTCAcaactggttaaaaaaagaagtggCAGTTAGCAGTAATGAGGTAAAGCAAATATGTGGCTCCTTTGCTCCCTTTTCCAAACTCCAGAGGTTGGAAAGTTCTGGGTTTCCCACATAACACCTGTAACAGCGGGTTAAAAGGCctacaaaacaaagacacagacattcATGTTACAGAAAACCTGAGAGCTTCACGGGATGCTGTGGATGTAGCACATTGAATAATCACCACCCCTCAGGAAGATTCAGTCAGAAGCCCCGTTTCCCGCTGTGGGGAGGGAATGTGGCCTACCGTTGGGCGTGGTCACAGGAAGGCGCACACTTTCTGCGGTCTGAAGGGGTTGGTGCTGGAGGACACGCCGGTCAGCAGGGCGTCCTGCTGCGCGTTCTGCAGACAGAACTGCTGCAGGTCTGCGGCTGCCTGAgacacctgcagggggcgccaaaGCGCATCAAAACCCATTAACACAGGAGGAGCgcacattcaaaatgtatttaatgcttCAGACAACAGGCGTAGTTCACTGGTGTAGTTTGGGATACAGCACCTGAAAACTCCAATTCAGCATCAACAGATAAACAAGTGTGGTTTTCCTGGTtagtgctttatttttttatttagtttccaGACAATAACGATTTACACCAAAGAAATGAAGCCTTCTCACTTAAGAACTGTCATCCAAATCCTGTAAAGTCACCGGGGCGGTGGGAGCACTCGCCATCCACACTCCATAACCACTCCTCAGGGCCTGCGGGATACCACCTTCCACTGATAAACCTTAAAACAGCCCTTTTTACACAAACTCTCCAAAATTTCCCAAATAAACCTCACGGCGTTCATAGACACATTTTGGTGAACCCACAGCCCGAGGTCCGGACCGAGGCTCCGGTACCTTCACTGTCTTTAGCGGAGTGTCGGATTCCCTCATTTCAAgacgacttttttttttacacaaccTTTAATATAAGGTTTACACTGTATCAATTCTCTGACACATTTCCCGAAACTGTCCCGTAATCTGTCCTGTCTGTACTTGCTTGGTTATGTGTTTGCTTGCAAAGCGCTCCAACAAATTCTTAGTAAAATGCACTATATCAAATGAGATTTTAAGGTTAACATATTAGAAATATACACATTCAAATTATCTGTGAAACCGGGCCTGTAACAGTTAAACAAGGAATCCTAAATTGGGTGTTGAAAAGTCAGTCTAACCTATGAAGTGGCACAACTATAGAAATCtccatgtaaaaactgtgaaaatttACATGGATTAGTGTAAAACCTCCAACTATTCTTCCAGAACGGATCTTCAGAGAGATCAAAGCATCTATACTTGTAAAAACATCTAAACACACCAGCTACTTCATAAGCAGCACAGACGGGGACACCAGATGCAGCTCAGAAATCCGGCTCTATCGCCAGATACTTATTTTCTTGCTAAATGGACTAGTTAGATTAAATAGTTAGCTGGACTAGTTAGATTAGCTACAGAAGTAAACCTACCCACACCCCCTTCACCAAACTAATGAAGACTCAATGCGGTTTAGCTACACATTAGCTACCTACCTAGGCTAACTTGGTTAGTAACTAAACTACCCTACCACACCCACAAACCAGGCAAGTTAGGTTGCAAGGTAACGTAGGAAACATAGGAAAATGACCAATTTTCAGATGGTAAAAGATAACAGATCCCTAGCCGGTTAGTATCCTTTGTATCAGCTCAGTTGAGCAGCTAGTTCTTTAGCAGCTGCTAGCTATAATGTGCCTTGTTAACCAAACAACTAGTCCACCTAATTAACTAGAAAACGCTATTAATCTTAACTTCACTTATTGGAACTTCATCTTAACAACTCTTAATATCAAGAACAATGAGCTAGCGATAATTTCAGCCAAACAAACAGCGATCTTCCTCGCCAGCCACCCAGCGGGTCGCCGGGAAACGCGGAGCGGCTCCGCGGGATCCGGACGCCTGTGCGCCGGGTCTGCTTACCCCGCCCAGCCTCGGAAACGctgcatttacagttttttaccCGCTGTGTTCAAATTAATGT from Megalops cyprinoides isolate fMegCyp1 chromosome 20, fMegCyp1.pri, whole genome shotgun sequence encodes:
- the LOC118795853 gene encoding guanine nucleotide-binding protein G(I)/G(S)/G(O) subunit gamma-5-like, with translation MSGSSNLVVMKKVVQQLRFEANINRVKVSQAAADLQQFCLQNAQQDALLTGVSSSTNPFRPQKVCAFL